The following proteins come from a genomic window of Flavobacterium crocinum:
- a CDS encoding L-rhamnose mutarotase, translating to MCLIPFNKLLIVFLMVFTISASGAEIWVSPSGKDSNIGTKSNPLATVHMAMRKARELRRLKDPSIKDGIRIIVMNGTYYLNEPLFVRPEDSGTADSPTTIEADANAKPIISGGIEIKNWKKSTTVINGLKKGSVWVADAPTKAGTLIDFRQLWVNDKKAVRAKNTAGNAMERILSWDHEEQTCWIPFKDKSVKFEPGMEMFIVQWWSNANLRIKNIEVQKDSAKLSFEEPESRIQSEHPWPAPWISKNNGNSAYFLNNAFSLLNEPGEWYLDKKNAKIYYIPRDGEEINTAKVTAPFLENLLEVKGTIDSPVHHFQFKGISFQYSNWLRPSQQGHVPLQSGLYLLDAYKLKVPGTPNQTNLENQAWVGRPRAAVEVNYANNIQFELCRFEHLASTGLDLNKGTNHNTVKGNLFKDIGGSAINVGIFSEEAFEAHLPLIIKDEREMCSDEVISDNLITNVTNEDWGTLGISAGFVRNITIEHNEISDVSYSGMAMGWGWTHTPNVMQNNKILANKIHHYAKHLHDVAGIYTLSAQPGSRIEENYIDKVYNSPYAHDPFLWLYLYTDEGSEGFTIKNNWIAEKKILKNHNGPKGNIWEHNDPYVSTKIKDAAGIRAPYKDLEKEVVIDEKWGLQEMPKPYAIELIGSDFDIEKIKSTLTGFRIVGQELYQWKNHLVIYGKMNQPERTKRKLAGAFPSLEIKIYEDLVYDFQNFERCKDSKPASDWENVVLTANLPADEKLQKEYVEHHKTQFEKWPEVAKGFCNADFQQLQVFKNERQLILVISIPKGENLDKLNPKTTENNPRVDQWNALMKKYQSGIEGAKPDETWIFLNKVETK from the coding sequence ATGTGTTTAATTCCTTTCAACAAATTACTGATTGTTTTTTTGATGGTATTCACAATTTCGGCAAGTGGTGCTGAAATCTGGGTTTCGCCATCAGGAAAAGATTCGAACATCGGAACAAAATCAAATCCGTTGGCAACGGTTCACATGGCAATGCGAAAAGCCAGAGAACTTCGCCGATTAAAAGATCCATCCATAAAAGACGGAATTCGTATCATAGTAATGAACGGAACGTATTATTTAAACGAACCTTTATTTGTAAGACCAGAAGATTCTGGAACTGCTGACAGCCCAACGACAATCGAGGCTGATGCAAACGCAAAACCAATTATAAGCGGTGGAATCGAAATTAAAAACTGGAAAAAATCTACAACTGTAATCAACGGATTAAAAAAAGGCTCGGTTTGGGTGGCAGATGCTCCAACAAAAGCAGGAACTTTAATTGATTTCAGACAATTATGGGTCAACGATAAAAAGGCAGTTAGAGCCAAAAATACGGCTGGAAACGCAATGGAAAGAATCTTGTCTTGGGATCACGAAGAACAAACCTGTTGGATTCCGTTTAAGGATAAATCAGTGAAGTTTGAACCGGGAATGGAAATGTTTATTGTGCAATGGTGGTCGAATGCCAATCTTCGCATCAAAAATATTGAAGTGCAGAAAGACAGCGCCAAACTTTCATTTGAAGAACCAGAAAGCCGTATTCAAAGCGAACACCCGTGGCCAGCACCGTGGATTTCTAAAAATAACGGAAACTCAGCTTATTTCTTAAACAATGCTTTTTCGCTTCTAAATGAACCGGGCGAATGGTATTTGGATAAAAAAAATGCCAAAATCTATTATATTCCAAGAGATGGAGAAGAGATTAATACAGCTAAAGTTACTGCGCCATTTTTAGAAAATCTTCTGGAAGTAAAAGGAACAATCGATTCTCCCGTGCATCATTTTCAATTTAAAGGAATTTCGTTTCAGTACAGCAACTGGCTTCGTCCTTCGCAGCAAGGTCATGTGCCGTTGCAATCTGGTTTGTATTTGTTAGATGCTTATAAATTGAAAGTTCCTGGAACACCAAATCAGACGAATTTAGAGAATCAGGCTTGGGTGGGAAGACCTCGTGCTGCGGTGGAAGTGAATTATGCCAATAATATTCAGTTTGAATTGTGTCGTTTTGAGCATTTGGCTTCAACTGGTTTAGATTTAAATAAAGGAACAAATCATAATACCGTAAAAGGAAATTTATTTAAAGATATTGGCGGAAGTGCCATCAATGTTGGAATTTTCTCTGAAGAAGCTTTTGAAGCGCATTTACCTTTAATCATAAAAGACGAAAGAGAAATGTGTTCGGATGAAGTCATTTCGGATAATTTAATCACCAACGTAACCAATGAAGATTGGGGAACTCTGGGAATCAGTGCAGGTTTTGTTCGAAACATTACGATTGAACACAACGAAATTTCGGATGTATCGTATTCCGGAATGGCAATGGGATGGGGTTGGACGCATACGCCAAATGTAATGCAGAACAATAAAATTCTGGCGAATAAAATTCATCATTATGCCAAACATTTACATGATGTTGCTGGAATTTATACGCTTTCGGCTCAACCTGGTAGCCGAATTGAAGAAAATTATATCGACAAGGTTTACAACAGTCCGTATGCGCACGATCCGTTTTTATGGCTGTATTTGTATACCGATGAAGGAAGCGAAGGTTTTACCATTAAAAACAACTGGATTGCCGAAAAGAAAATCCTTAAAAACCATAATGGCCCAAAAGGAAATATCTGGGAACACAACGATCCGTATGTAAGCACTAAAATAAAAGATGCAGCCGGAATTAGAGCGCCTTATAAAGATTTAGAAAAAGAAGTTGTAATCGATGAAAAATGGGGATTGCAGGAAATGCCAAAACCATATGCGATCGAATTGATAGGTTCTGATTTTGATATCGAAAAAATCAAATCGACTTTAACCGGTTTTAGAATTGTCGGTCAGGAATTGTACCAATGGAAAAATCATTTGGTGATTTATGGGAAAATGAATCAGCCCGAAAGAACGAAGCGAAAGCTGGCGGGCGCTTTTCCTTCTTTAGAAATTAAAATCTATGAAGATTTGGTTTACGATTTCCAAAATTTCGAAAGATGTAAAGATTCAAAACCAGCATCGGATTGGGAAAATGTGGTTTTAACGGCGAATCTTCCTGCTGATGAGAAACTGCAAAAAGAATATGTAGAGCATCATAAAACACAATTCGAAAAATGGCCGGAAGTTGCCAAAGGTTTCTGTAATGCCGATTTCCAGCAATTACAAGTCTTTAAAAACGAAAGACAATTGATCTTGGTTATCAGTATTCCGAAAGGTGAAAATCTGGACAAACTAAATCCGAAAACAACAGAAAATAACCCAAGAGTAGATCAATGGAACGCCTTAATGAAAAAATACCAATCTGGAATTGAAGGCGCAAAACCAGACGAAACTTGGATTTTCTTGAATAAAGTAGAAACGAAATAG